A genomic region of Trifolium pratense cultivar HEN17-A07 linkage group LG3, ARS_RC_1.1, whole genome shotgun sequence contains the following coding sequences:
- the LOC123917227 gene encoding glycerol-3-phosphate acyltransferase 1-like: MFLLALISLTKWFWYHMIVKSCYQTAKKLKSYSFNLFDLSSKPLHQPSIFPSILNCDLKGRESQTLVCDIHSVLLRTHSFFPYFMLIAFEGGSILRAFILLSSCPILWFLSYELKLKVMIFITFCGLKIKDMEMIARVVLPKFYMENLNLMPYEVLVSAKCRVFITSVPRVMVEGFLKEYLNGDDVIATELQSVGCYFTGLISKHGLVVKHSAIMDYFGDKKPDLGIGSTCVNDHHFISCCKEAYVVSNEISPKSIMQREKYPKPLIFHDGRLAFYPTPSSTLYMFMWLPIAIPLSIYRLFLGTIVYYKWGLALVGYSGITITIKGYDNTKNNLEKNKGVLYVCNHRSLLDPVFLSMSLRKTLTTVTYSLSKVSEIMSPIKTMSLTRDREQDRETMQRLLGEGDLVVCPEGTTCREPYLLRFSSLFAELADEIVPVAMQANVSLFYGTTASGLKWLDSFLFLMNPWPTYIIELLEKVPKEFTCAGGKSRFEVANYIQRELGIALGFECTNITRRDKYMMLAGNEGVVHKKK; encoded by the exons ATGTTTCTATTAGCACTCATAAGCCTCACAAAATGGTTTTGGTACCATATGATTGTTAAATCATGTTATCAAActgcaaaaaaattgaaaagttatAGCTTTAATTTGTTTGATCTTTCATCTAAACCACTTCATCAACCTTCAATTTTTCCTAGTATTTTGAATTGTGATTTAAAAGGTAGAGAGTCACAAACACTTGTTTGTGACATTCATAGTGTCCTATTAAGAACTCATTCTTTCTTTCCTTATTTCATGCTAATTGCTTTTGAAGGTGGTAGCATTTTAAGAGCTTTTATATTACTTTCTTCATGTCCTATATTATGGTTTTTAAGCTATGAACTTAAGCTTAAAGTTATGATCTTCATAACTTTTTGTGGACTTAAAATAAAGGACATGGAAATGATAGCAAGAGTTGTTTTACCAAAGTTTTACATGGAGAATCTTAATCTTATGCCTTATGAGGTTTTGGTTTCAGCAAAGTGTAGAGTTTTCATCACTTCTGTTCCTAGAGTTATGGTTGAGGGATTTTTGAAGGAATATTTGAATGGTGATGATGTTATAGCTACTGAATTGCAAAGTGTTGGATGTTACTTCACTGGTTTGATCTCTAAGCATGGTTTGGTTGTTAAGCATAGTGCAATAATGGATTATTTTGGAGATAAAAAACCTGATTTAGGGATTGGAAGCACATGTGTCAATGATCATCATTTTATATCATGTTGCAAG GAAGCTTATGTGGTGAGCAATGAAATAAGTCCAAAATCAATCATGCAAAGAGAAAAATATCCAAAACCATTAATATTCCATGATGGAAGACTAGCATTTTACCCTACACCTTCATCAACTCTCTACATGTTCATGTGGCTTCCAATTGCAATTCCATTATCAATTTATAGATTATTTCTTGGAACAATTGTTTATTACAAATGGGGTCTTGCATTAGTAGGATATAGTGGTATTACTATAACTATCAAAGGCTATGATAACactaaaaataatttagaaaaaaataaaggagTACTTTATGTTTGTAATCATAGATCATTATTAGATCCTGTTTTTCTAAGCATGAGTTTAAGAAAAACATTAACAACTGTAACTTATAGCTTAAGTAAAGTGTCTGAAATTATGTCTCCTATTAAGACAATGAGTTTAACAAGAGATAGAGAACAAGATAGAGAAACAATGCAAAGGTTACTTGGTGAAGGTGATTTAGTTGTTTGTCCTGAAGGAACAACTTGTAGGGAACCTTATCTTTTAAGGTTTAGTTCACTTTTTGCTGAACTTGCTGATGAGATTGTGCCTGTTGCTATGCAAGCTAATGTGAGTTTGTTTTATGGTACAACAGCTAGTGGATTAAAATGGTTggattcatttttgtttttgatgaaTCCATGGCCAACTTATATTATTGAATTACTTGAAAAAGTTCCAAAAGAATTCACTTGTGCTGGTGGAAAGTCTCGTTTTGAAGTTGCTAATTATATACAAAGAGAGTTGGGGATTGCTTTGGGATTTGAGTGTACAAATATTACTAGAAGGGATAAATATATGATGTTAGCTGGAAATGAAGGTGTTGTTCATAAAAAGAAGTGA